Sequence from the bacterium genome:
TCCCCTATTGGTACCATCCCTATCTATACTTGTAAGGAGAATTTCTCCTGCTCCTAATTCCTCTACTTTTTTTGCCCATTCCTTTACATCAATTCCAGTGGGTGTTTTACCGCTTTCTATATAGACCTCCCAACTATCTTTTGTGACCTTCTTTGCATCAATAGCAACAACTATGCATTGACTTCCAAATTTTTTAACTGCTTCACTTACTAAAGATGGGTTTTTTACTGCGGCTGTGTTTATAGAAATTTTATCTGCTCCTGATTTCAATAATTCTTCAATGTCTTTAACACAACTAATTCCTCCACCAACAGTTAATGGTATAAAAACAACTTCAGCCACCTTTTTAACAACATCAAGAGTTGTTTTCCTTCCTTCAATTGTTGCGTTTATATCAAGAAAAACAATTTCATCTGCATTTTCCTCACAATAAAATTTTGCATTTTCAACAGGGTCACCTGCTTCTCTTATATTCTCAAAATGTACTCCTTTTACAACCTTGCCCTCTCTTATATCAAGACACGGTATTATCCTTACTGAACTCATTTTGTCTCCTTTGCTAATTTATTTTAAGGAAGTTAAAAAGAAATTTTTTAGAAACTGTAATCCATATTTTCCACTTTTCTCCGGATGGAATTGGACTCCAACTATATTATTTTCAATCACTATTGAAGGAAATTCTATATGATGTTTTGTAATTCCATAAATTATTTCTTTCCTATTTACATCAGCATAATAAGAGTGAGCAAAATAAAAATAGGAGTTATCTGGAATATTTGAAAATAATATATTTTTTTTCTCCTGTTTTACTTTATTCCACCCCATATGAGGAACTTTAATTGATATATCAGAAAAAGAGAATTTTTTAACAATACCATCAAAAATTCCAAGTCCATTTAAATTACCTTCTTCACTCTTTTGAAATAAAAGTTGTAGTCCCAAACATATACCTAAAAAAAATTTACCTCTTTTTATTTCTGTTTTAATTACTTCTCC
This genomic interval carries:
- the hisH gene encoding imidazole glycerol phosphate synthase subunit HisH, coding for MVGIINYGAGNIFSIYSAIKICGCTPFLIENSKDIKKAGIIVIPGVGAFDDGMNFLIKTGIGEVIKTEIKRGKFFLGICLGLQLLFQKSEEGNLNGLGIFDGIVKKFSFSDISIKVPHMGWNKVKQEKKNILFSNIPDNSYFYFAHSYYADVNRKEIIYGITKHHIEFPSIVIENNIVGVQFHPEKSGKYGLQFLKNFFLTSLK
- the hisF gene encoding imidazole glycerol phosphate synthase subunit HisF; the protein is MSSVRIIPCLDIREGKVVKGVHFENIREAGDPVENAKFYCEENADEIVFLDINATIEGRKTTLDVVKKVAEVVFIPLTVGGGISCVKDIEELLKSGADKISINTAAVKNPSLVSEAVKKFGSQCIVVAIDAKKVTKDSWEVYIESGKTPTGIDVKEWAKKVEELGAGEILLTSIDRDGTNRGYDIELTRKVSENVKIPVIASGGAGNLQHLVDVVKKGKASAVLLASLLHFRKYSILEIKKYLAQNGIEVR